From a single Okeanomitos corallinicola TIOX110 genomic region:
- a CDS encoding CO2 hydration protein has translation MVQTPDKPTTKLPPSTHEFADVIHRLEAGGSMLPDTPENLMQIIGIYKAYAVPMDFYWRDLLYIAERVFLNPLPAFKYFLPQEYLDLHNHYAGDDADLRIWRGVATAHPELLAFMEKGETRKMPKIFHHLFHDRINMEFAEACMQAMLWHRQMYAPVNQFDAYLDSEEYKANADKAIKAYFQKNPLMLGLYKLFPEMFLEQCRMMSYYSNLGLFWEVMAPVFFEMSDIYDEGGFKGVPDAMDFLVNGIFAIAGRPIYHHLYVDGKCYEIIPKSKGFTWLYEAALPYVEAVFYRTAPFRGTKSYNAQAGQVPDDQKDFHYGILYADVFPVGTAGIPPTLLMQDMLHFLPPYLVDYYKKHCRGEDDILIQLGVTFQRSMYNVTSAVIQALRTALLYPLDDTNPKHLQANREFFEMQLNRFTRADYGMRDAAKLRSIQSQDYR, from the coding sequence ATGGTACAAACTCCCGATAAACCAACCACCAAATTACCACCATCAACTCACGAATTTGCCGATGTAATTCATCGTCTAGAAGCTGGTGGTTCAATGTTGCCAGATACCCCAGAAAATTTAATGCAAATTATCGGTATTTATAAAGCCTATGCTGTACCGATGGATTTTTACTGGCGGGACTTACTTTACATTGCTGAAAGAGTATTTTTAAATCCTCTGCCAGCTTTTAAATATTTCTTACCTCAAGAATATTTAGACTTACATAACCACTATGCAGGTGATGATGCAGATTTAAGAATTTGGCGCGGTGTAGCTACTGCCCATCCTGAACTTTTGGCATTTATGGAAAAAGGCGAAACTCGCAAAATGCCCAAGATTTTTCATCATTTATTCCATGACAGAATTAACATGGAATTTGCCGAAGCCTGTATGCAAGCAATGTTATGGCATCGGCAAATGTACGCCCCAGTTAATCAATTTGATGCCTATTTAGATTCAGAAGAATATAAGGCTAATGCGGATAAAGCAATTAAGGCTTATTTTCAGAAAAACCCATTGATGCTTGGACTTTATAAACTGTTTCCTGAGATGTTTTTGGAACAGTGCCGGATGATGTCTTACTATTCTAATTTAGGACTTTTCTGGGAAGTAATGGCACCAGTATTTTTTGAAATGTCGGATATTTATGATGAGGGTGGTTTTAAGGGTGTTCCTGATGCCATGGATTTCTTAGTTAATGGTATATTTGCTATTGCTGGTCGTCCTATTTATCATCATCTTTATGTTGATGGTAAATGCTATGAAATTATTCCCAAATCTAAAGGTTTTACTTGGTTATATGAAGCAGCTTTACCCTATGTAGAAGCCGTATTTTATCGGACTGCACCATTTAGAGGGACAAAGTCATATAATGCCCAAGCAGGACAAGTTCCAGATGATCAAAAAGACTTTCATTATGGTATTCTCTACGCTGATGTTTTCCCTGTCGGAACTGCTGGTATTCCTCCCACATTATTAATGCAGGATATGTTACATTTTCTTCCCCCATATCTTGTTGATTATTACAAAAAACATTGTCGGGGTGAAGATGATATTTTGATTCAGTTGGGTGTGACTTTCCAACGTTCAATGTATAATGTGACTTCTGCGGTAATTCAAGCTTTAAGGACTGCACTTTTATATCCTTTAGATGATACTAACCCTAAGCATTTACAGGCAAATAGAGAATTTTTTGAAATGCAATTGAATCGCTTCACTCGTGCTGATTATGGGATGCGGGATGCGGCGAAGTTAAGAAGTATTCAGAGTCAGGATTATAGATGA
- a CDS encoding NADH-quinone oxidoreductase subunit M has protein sequence MLSVLIWLPIIGAAIIGFLPDTVIPKAKVRLVSLTISFIVLLWNIFILLKFDINTPGMQFQENLPWNETLGLSYQLGVDGLSILMLVLNSLLTWIAIYSSSQNTERPKLFYSMILLVSGGVAGAFLAENLLLFFLFYELELIPFYLLISIWGGEKRAYAGMKFLIYTAVSGALILATFLGIVWLGGSHSFALDAVNTQNLSAGMQLLLLIGIILGFGIKIPLIPFHTWLPDAYVEASAPIAILLGGVLAKLGTYGLLRFGFGLFPQAWNVIAPTLAIWGAVSAIYGAVIAINQKDIKRMVAYSSIGHMGYILLAAAASTDLALVGAVAQMFSHGIILAILFHLVGIIEAKVGTRELDKLSGLMSPIRGLPIVSALLVLGGMASAGIPGLTGFIAEFMVFQGSFSSFPLPTLFCVASSGLTAVYFVILLNRTCFGKLNNDLAYYPRVIWPEKIPALVLAILILFLGIQPTWLVRWSETTTTAMVATIPTPEKTVISQVALK, from the coding sequence ATGTTGAGTGTTTTAATTTGGTTGCCAATTATTGGCGCAGCAATTATTGGATTTTTACCAGATACAGTTATTCCCAAGGCTAAAGTTAGGTTAGTTTCTTTAACAATCTCATTTATAGTTTTGCTGTGGAATATCTTTATTCTGCTCAAGTTTGATATCAATACACCAGGGATGCAGTTTCAAGAGAATTTACCTTGGAATGAAACATTGGGTTTAAGTTATCAACTAGGAGTTGATGGGCTATCAATTTTAATGTTGGTATTGAATAGCTTATTAACTTGGATTGCAATTTACAGCAGCAGTCAAAATACAGAACGCCCTAAACTTTTCTACTCCATGATTTTATTAGTAAGTGGTGGTGTAGCTGGTGCTTTCTTAGCTGAAAATTTACTGCTTTTCTTCCTATTTTATGAATTGGAATTAATCCCCTTCTATTTATTAATTTCCATTTGGGGAGGAGAAAAAAGAGCTTATGCCGGGATGAAATTTTTGATTTATACGGCAGTTTCTGGGGCTTTAATTCTAGCTACATTTCTGGGTATAGTCTGGTTAGGAGGTTCTCATAGTTTTGCCTTAGATGCGGTCAATACACAAAACCTCTCTGCGGGAATGCAGCTACTTTTATTAATCGGAATAATATTAGGTTTTGGCATCAAAATTCCTTTAATTCCTTTCCATACCTGGCTACCTGATGCTTATGTTGAAGCTTCTGCACCTATCGCTATTTTATTGGGTGGTGTTTTAGCTAAATTGGGGACTTATGGACTATTGAGGTTTGGATTTGGTTTATTTCCCCAAGCTTGGAATGTTATTGCCCCAACATTAGCAATATGGGGTGCTGTGAGTGCAATTTATGGGGCAGTCATAGCAATTAATCAAAAAGACATCAAGCGTATGGTAGCCTATAGTTCTATCGGACACATGGGCTATATTTTACTAGCAGCAGCAGCCAGTACCGACTTAGCTTTAGTTGGTGCAGTCGCACAAATGTTCAGTCACGGAATTATCCTCGCTATTCTCTTCCATTTAGTGGGAATTATTGAAGCCAAAGTTGGCACAAGAGAACTAGATAAACTTAGCGGTTTAATGAGTCCTATTCGTGGTTTACCTATTGTCAGTGCTTTACTTGTTCTTGGTGGTATGGCCAGCGCAGGTATCCCCGGTTTAACCGGTTTCATCGCTGAATTTATGGTTTTTCAAGGCAGTTTTTCCAGTTTCCCTTTACCCACATTATTTTGTGTAGCATCTTCTGGTTTAACTGCTGTTTACTTCGTCATTCTTCTCAACCGTACCTGCTTCGGTAAACTCAACAACGACTTAGCTTATTATCCCAGAGTTATTTGGCCAGAAAAAATCCCGGCATTAGTATTAGCTATTCTCATCCTCTTTTTAGGAATACAACCAACTTGGTTAGTGCGCTGGAGTGAAACCACAACTACCGCAATGGTAGCTACTATTCCTACTCCTGAAAAAACCGTAATTTCCCAAGTGGCATTGAAGTAA
- a CDS encoding NAD(P)H-quinone oxidoreductase subunit F, producing MSQYLLETVWLVPCYALLGGVFALPWSPGIIRRTGPRPAGYVNLIMTFLAFLHSVIAFSAIWGHPAQQVLIPWLSTAGLNLTINLEISAITVAALIVITGLNFLSQVYAVGYMERDWGWGRFYSLLGLFEAGLCALALCNNLFFSYVILEVLTLGTYLLVGLWFSQPLVVTGARDAFLTKRVGDLFLLMGVLGLWTLAGTWDYQDLAIWAETAKVNPTIITLVCLALIAGPMGKCAQFPLHLWLDEAMEGPIPSTILRNSVVVASGAWVLIKLQPVLSLSPVASSAMVGIGAVTAIGGSLIAIAQIDIKRCLSYSVSAYMGLVFIAVGTQQNDAALLLVLTHAISAALLVMSTGGIILNSITQDVTQLGGLWSRRPMSGLAFIVGTLGLIGFPPLGSFWALMELADGLWGNHPWLLGIIIAVNALTAFSLTREFALIFGGKPKQMSERSPEGLWLMVLPMMFLFGFVLHLPLVLQSLSLLPDWMTLNKDVALLLIWSSIFGCSVSAVIYLSNIPKPIRLPWQGLQNLLAYDFYTPKLYKITIIFGVAQLSKLADIVDRFVVDGIVNFIGLFSLLGGEGLKYSNSGQTQFYAFTVLLGVSVLGVWVTWPFWGIRFMDLVF from the coding sequence ATGTCTCAGTATTTGCTAGAGACGGTTTGGTTAGTTCCTTGCTATGCCTTGTTAGGTGGTGTTTTCGCCTTACCATGGTCTCCAGGAATTATCCGTAGAACCGGACCAAGACCAGCGGGATATGTCAATTTAATTATGACATTTTTGGCTTTTTTGCACTCTGTCATCGCCTTTTCTGCCATTTGGGGACATCCTGCCCAACAAGTATTAATTCCTTGGTTATCTACCGCAGGTTTAAACCTGACCATTAATTTAGAAATATCTGCCATTACGGTTGCGGCCTTAATAGTTATTACCGGGTTAAATTTCCTCTCCCAAGTCTATGCTGTTGGTTATATGGAAAGGGACTGGGGTTGGGGACGCTTCTATTCTTTACTAGGATTATTTGAAGCTGGTTTGTGTGCTTTAGCTTTATGTAATAACTTGTTTTTTAGTTATGTAATTCTAGAAGTTCTCACTTTAGGTACTTACTTATTAGTCGGTTTGTGGTTTAGTCAACCCTTAGTTGTCACTGGTGCGCGAGATGCGTTTTTAACGAAACGGGTGGGTGACTTATTCTTGCTGATGGGGGTTTTAGGACTGTGGACTTTAGCTGGAACTTGGGACTATCAAGATTTAGCTATATGGGCTGAAACGGCAAAAGTAAATCCCACCATAATTACCTTAGTTTGTTTAGCTTTAATTGCCGGACCGATGGGTAAATGCGCCCAGTTTCCCTTGCATTTGTGGCTAGATGAAGCAATGGAAGGGCCTATTCCCAGTACCATTTTACGGAACTCAGTGGTGGTTGCCAGTGGTGCGTGGGTATTGATTAAATTGCAACCAGTATTGAGTTTATCTCCTGTAGCTTCTTCAGCGATGGTAGGTATAGGTGCGGTTACAGCCATTGGGGGTTCATTAATTGCGATCGCCCAAATTGACATCAAACGCTGTTTATCCTACTCTGTTAGTGCTTACATGGGATTAGTATTTATAGCAGTAGGCACACAGCAAAACGACGCAGCATTATTATTAGTCCTCACTCATGCCATATCTGCGGCACTTTTAGTTATGAGTACCGGGGGCATTATTTTAAATAGCATCACCCAAGATGTTACCCAACTTGGTGGTTTATGGTCACGTCGTCCCATGTCCGGTTTAGCATTTATTGTCGGCACACTGGGTTTAATTGGGTTCCCCCCATTAGGTAGTTTTTGGGCATTAATGGAATTAGCTGATGGCTTATGGGGAAATCATCCTTGGTTATTGGGAATTATCATTGCTGTCAATGCTTTAACAGCTTTTAGTTTAACCAGAGAATTTGCTTTAATTTTTGGTGGCAAACCTAAACAAATGAGTGAAAGATCCCCCGAAGGTCTTTGGTTAATGGTTTTACCAATGATGTTTTTATTTGGCTTTGTTTTACACCTACCCTTAGTATTACAAAGTTTATCTTTGTTACCTGATTGGATGACATTAAATAAAGATGTAGCACTGTTATTAATTTGGTCAAGTATTTTTGGCTGTAGTGTGAGTGCAGTCATCTATTTAAGCAACATTCCTAAACCAATTCGTTTACCCTGGCAAGGTTTACAAAACTTACTTGCCTATGACTTTTACACCCCTAAACTTTACAAAATTACCATCATTTTTGGTGTTGCCCAACTTTCAAAACTAGCTGATATAGTAGATAGATTTGTAGTTGATGGCATTGTTAATTTTATTGGTTTGTTCTCCCTATTGGGTGGTGAAGGTTTAAAATACAGCAACAGCGGACAAACCCAATTTTATGCCTTCACTGTTTTATTAGGAGTTAGTGTTTTAGGCGTTTGGGTAACATGGCCATTTTGGGGTATCCGGTTTATGGATTTAGTTTTTTAG
- a CDS encoding carbonic anhydrase gives MVIIDKVKSLSRRNLLVLGTGVIGGGFAASITTKLVKAEATRKANITNPAEALQALLDGNKRFVDKKRRSRNEIYSRLQEVAKGQEPFASILGCADSRVPAEIVFDQGLGDLFVCRVAGNVATPEEIGSLEYGSLVLGAKVIMVLGHERCGAVTATLKGDPVPGQIGSLLEAIQPGLEKSQGQPGDKLENACKSNILVQIDNLKSSPVLSELIKANKLRIVGGYYDLDTGKVSLVS, from the coding sequence ATGGTGATCATAGATAAAGTAAAAAGTCTTTCACGAAGAAACTTACTGGTATTAGGTACGGGAGTAATTGGTGGTGGATTTGCTGCAAGCATAACTACAAAGTTAGTTAAAGCCGAAGCAACCCGAAAAGCTAATATTACTAATCCAGCAGAAGCACTACAAGCATTATTAGATGGTAATAAGAGATTTGTTGACAAAAAACGTCGTTCTAGAAACGAAATTTATTCGCGCTTACAGGAAGTTGCCAAAGGTCAAGAACCCTTTGCTTCTATCCTTGGTTGTGCTGATTCCAGAGTGCCTGCTGAAATAGTTTTTGATCAAGGTTTAGGAGATTTATTTGTTTGTCGAGTTGCTGGTAATGTTGCTACACCTGAAGAAATTGGCAGTTTAGAATATGGCAGCTTAGTATTAGGTGCAAAAGTGATTATGGTACTAGGTCATGAAAGATGTGGTGCTGTCACTGCCACACTGAAAGGTGATCCAGTCCCAGGACAAATTGGTAGCTTATTAGAGGCAATTCAACCAGGTTTGGAAAAATCTCAAGGACAACCAGGAGACAAATTAGAAAATGCCTGTAAATCTAACATTTTGGTGCAAATTGACAACTTGAAATCTTCACCAGTTTTATCTGAATTAATCAAGGCTAATAAGCTCAGAATAGTCGGTGGTTATTATGATTTAGACACTGGTAAAGTCAGCTTAGTTAGTTAA